The DNA sequence GCGAGCACCAGGTTGATCACGAAGGCGAGCAGCACACTGACGACGGCGGCAGCGGCCGATCCTTCGCCGAGCAGCCAACCGAGCAGCGTCCGCAGCGCGTCGACCGCACCGACCGAGACACCGATCAGCAGGAACACCCCGACGAGTACGGCCAGGTCGACGACCTGCCGTACGCCGAAGTAGCCGGGCTGCTGCTCGAGCCGGTAGACGAACCGTTGCGACGAGCGGATCGCCTCCACCCAGCCGATGCCGGTCAACGCGAGCAGCACCAGGCCGACGACGCCGACCTGGCCGCTGTTGCGCTGGATCTGGGCCAGGTCCAGAAACGGCAGGTTCTGCAGCAGGAAGTCGGCGACCGCCGCGCTGACCTCCGCGTTGGCCTCGACCAGGGCGCCGAATACCCAGTACGCGACCAGGCCGAGGGCGAAGACGGCGAAGAACCCGTAGTACGCGATCGCGGCGGCCAGCCGCCCGCCCAGCACCTGGTTGTAGCGTTCCACCGCCCGCCAGAGGTGGTCCAGGCGCGGGTACCGCCGCCGGGACCGGTCCAGCGCCCGCTGGGTGCCGGACCAGGCCCGGCCGAAAACGTTCACCCCGTCATCCTGGTGCACCGGTCATCCTGGTGCACCGGCACGCCGCCGAGTGGTCAGCCGCCGAGTGGAAAATCGCGGCGCGGACGCCATCGCCCCTCGCCGCTGTGCGAGAAGAGCGTGAACGAGTCGACCTCGAACTGTGCCTCGAAGCCGGCGAGGTCGTCGTACACCTTGTCCATCGCGTCGGTCGGCACGTCCTGGGCGACGGTCACGTGCGGGTGGTACGCGAACCGGCTCTCCCGGACGAGCTGGTCGGCGGTGCCGATCGCCGAGGCGAGCAGCTCGCACTCGCTGATCCCGGCCGCCACCGCGACGAAGACCACGTCGGTGATCGGCCGGAACGTGCCGGTCCCACGCAGGTGCAGCGGGTACGGCGGATGCGCGGCGGCCACCGCCGCCAGGTGCGCCTCCACCTCGGCCAGCTGGCCTTCGACGATGTCGGTCGGGCCGAGCAGGGTGATGTGCGCGGGTACGTACTCGGCGGCCGGGTCGCCGGCCTCGGCCCGGCGGCGGGTCAGCTCCTCGCCCCAGGGCTGCGGGATGTCGATGGCGACGCCGATCCGCACCTGACCGGGAGCTGGTCGCGCGCCGATGACGGACACTGTCAGACAGTCCCCGCGGGTGCCAGGAAGCCGACCCGGTCGTACACGGCGGCGAGCGTCGCGGCTGCCACCGCCTCGGCCTTCCCCGCACCGATCGCCAGCACCTTGTCCAGCTGGGCCGGGTCGTCGAGGTAGCCGCGGGTGCGCTCCTGGATCGGCCGGACGAACTCCACCACCACCTCCGCCAGGTCCTTCTTCAGGTCACCGTAGCCTTTGCCCTGGTACGCGGCGGTCAGCTCGTCGAGCGTCCGGCCGCTGAGCGCGGCGTAGATGGTGAGCAGGTTGCTGATGCCGGGCTTGCTCTCCGGATCGTAGATGATCTCGCGGCCGGTGTCGGTGACCGCCGAGCGGATCTTCTTGGCCGATTTGGCCGGGTCATCCAGCAGGTCGATGATGCCGGCCGGGGAGGACGACGACTTGGACATCTTCGCGGTCGGGTCCTGCAGGTCGAGGATCTTGGCGGTGTCCCGGACGATGTACGGGGCCGGCACCGTGAAGGTGGCGCCGAACCGGGTGTTGAACCGCTGGGCCAGGTCCCGGGTGAGCTCCAGGTGCTGCCGCTGGTCCTCACCGACCGGGACCGCGTCGGCCTGGTAGAGCAGGATGTCGGCGGCCTGCAGCACCGGGTAGGTGAACAGCCCGACGCTGGCCCGCTCGGCGCCCTGCTTGGCGGACTTGTCCTTGAACTGGGTCATCCGGCTCGCCTCGCCGAACCCGGTGATGCAGCCCATCACCCAGGCGAGCTGGGCGTGCTGCGGCACCTGGGACTGGACGAACAGGGTGCACCGGCCCGGGTCGAGGCCGGCGGCGAGCAGTTGGGCGGCGGCCACCCGGGTCCGCTGGCGCAGCACCTGCGGGTCGTGCCCGGCGGTGATCGCGTGCAGGTCGACCACGCAGTAGAAGGTGTCGTGGGTGTCCTGCATCGCCACCCAGTTGCGCACCGCGCCGAGGTAGTTGCCGAGGTGGAACGAGTCGGCGGTGGGCTGGATGCCGGAGAGCACCCGGGGGCGGGAGGCGGGCTCGGACATGTCGACAATTCTGACAGCACCGGTGGATCGATGTCTCGCCGGTATCCGACCGGCGGCCGCCGGTCGGCAATGTTCGGCTCTGTTGGATTTACCCGTCGCCACTGTTGATTCCTGGCTGGATGTGGTGAAATCTTCACCGGACGACCGGCGGAGTGAAGGGACACCGATCGTGACACTCCCGGTAGCCGCCGGCGGCGCAGGCGACAGCGACGCGGGGCCGGTCACCCGCCGCGCCCACGACGGCTTCCAGCAGCGGTACGGCGTACCGCCGGCCGGTTCGTGGGCGGCACCGGGGCGGGTCAACCTGATCGGCGAGCACACCGACTACAACGACGGCTTCGTGCTGCCGTTCGCCCTGCCGCACCGCACCGTCGTCGCGGCCGGCCCGGCAGAGCAGGGCGGACCGGCAGAGCCAGCCGGACCGGCAGCGCAGGGCGGACCGGCAGAGACCGGCTGGACCGTCTGGTCGGAGCAGTCCGGCGAGGAGATCGCGTTCAGCGCCGCCGACGCGGACCGGCCCGGCGCGGTCGACGGCTGGGGCGGCTACGTCGCCGGCGTGGTGTGGGCGCTGCGCGAGGCCGGGTACCCCGTACCGGCCGCCCGGTTGGCGATCGCGTCCGACGTACCGCTCGGTGCCGGCCTGTCATCGTCGGCCGCGCTGGAAGCCGCGGTGCTGACCGCCCTGGCCGACCTCGGCGGCATCGGCCCCGACCAGCTGCCGGTGGCCCGGCGCGCGGCGCTGGCCCAGCGGGCGGAGAACGGCTACGCCGGGGTGCCCTGCGGGATCATGGACCAGTCGGCGTCGATCCGTTGCCGGGCCGGGCACGCGCTGTTCCTGGACTGCCGGTCGCTCGACGTCGACCACGTCCCGTTCGACCTGGCCGCCGCCGGGCTGGCCGTCCTGGTGGTCGACACCCGGGCCCCGCACCGGCACGTCTCCGGCGAGTACGCCGCTCGCCGGGCCGCCTGCGAGCGGGCGGCCGGGCTGCTCGGCGTGCCAGCGCTGCGCGACGTGCCGGTCGACGGTCTGCCGGCCACCCTGGACCGGCTGCCGGACGACCCGACGCGACGCCGGGTCCGGCATGTGGTCACCGAGAACCACCGGGTCCGCGAGACGGTGACGCTGCTGCGGGCCGGCCGGATCCGCGAGATCGGTCCACTGCTGACCGCCTCGCACGCGTCGATGCGCGACGACTTCGAGATCACCGTGCCGGAGGTGGACGTCGCGGTGACCGCGGCGCTGGCCGGCGGCGCGTACGGTGCCCGGATGACCGGCGGCGGCTTCGGCGGTTGCGTGTTGGCGCTGGTCGATGCGGATGCCGCCGACCGGGTGGCGGCCACAGTGGGCGCGGCGTACGCCGAGCACGGCTTCCCGCCACCGACGTTCTTCACCGCCCTGCCCTGCGCGGGAGCCGAACGGATCCACTAACCTCGCCGCGACACATTAGACCAGTGGCGGCGGAGGTGCCCGTGGTGCAGGAGATGACCGACCGGCCGGCGGAGGACACCCCGTTCCTGGTCCGGATCGACGGACGCCGGTTCCTGATCTGGGCCGGTGGGCTGGCCGCCGTCTGCTGGTTGCTGGCCGGTGGGCTGCTCGGCGGAGTGGCGTACCTGGTCGCGAGGGAGGCGGCGGTCGGTCGCTCGGCGACGATGGCGCTGGCCGGTCTGCCGGTGCTGCTGCTCGGCGGGTTGCTGGCCGCGACCGTGGCCATGTGGCACGGCCGGTTCACCGGCCGGGGCCCGGTGCTGGCCGCCGACCGGACCGGGGTCTGGGTGGCGAACGGCAGTTTCCGCGCCAACCCGGTCTGGCTGCCGTGGGACGCGGTGTCGGCGGTGCAGGTCCGCCGTACCGGGATCGAGGATCTGATCTTCATCGACGCGCAGACGCCGCACCCGGCGGTGCCGCCGGGAGCCCGGCTGATGGTGCCGACCATGCTGCTGGACTGCGGCAGCACTCAGATCGTGGCGGCGCTCGGCGCGTTGGCCGCCGGCCGGGCCCCGGTCTACGGACGCTGGTGAACTCAGCCGACGCTGGTAACTCAGCCGCAGGGTCGGGCCCGACGGTGACAGCGGACCCGACCCGTCAGCCCAGGATCAGCCGGCTTCGATGATCATGCCGGCGGCGGCGGTCCGGTTCGTCGACTCGTCGATCAGGATGAAACCGCCGGTGGTCCGGTTACGCCGGTACTCGTCGGTGAGCAGCGGGACCGTGGTCCGGAAGGTGACCCGGCCGATGTCGTTGAGGCCGAGCTGGCTGGCGGACTCGTCGCGGTGCAACGTGTTGACGTCCAGCCGGTACTGCACGCCACGGACCACGGCGCGGGCGCTGCGGGTGGTGTGCTTGATGGCGTACTTGCCGCCCACCTGCAGCGGCCGGGTCTCGTCCATCCAGCAGATCATCGCCTCGACGTCCTGGGCCGGAGTGGGCGCGTTGTGCGGCCGGCAGATCAGGTCGCCCCGGGAGATGTCCAACTCGTCGGTGAGCCGGACGGTCACCGACATCGGCGGGAACGCCTCGTCGACCGGGCCGTCGGCGGTCTCGATGCTGGCGATCGTGCTGGTCAGCCCGGACGGCAGCACCATCACCTCGTCGCCGGGCTTGAGCACCCCGGAGGCGACCTGGCCGGCGTAGCCCCGGTAGTCGGTGACAATGGTCGACTGCGGCCGGATCACGTACTGCACCGGGAACCGCACGTCGACCAGGTTGCGGTCGGAGGCGATGTGCACGTGCTCCAGGTGGTGCAGCAGCGACGGGCCTTCGTACCAGGGGCTGCGCTCCGAGCGGGTGGCGATGTTGTCGCCGTTCAACGCCGAGATCGGGATGACCGACAGGTCGGGCACCTCCAGCTTGGCGGCGAAGGTGGTGAACTCGTCGGCGATCGTCTCGTAGACCGACTGGTCCCAGTCGACCAGGTCCATCTTGTTGACGCAGAGCACCAGGTGCGGCACCCGCAGCAGCGAGCAGAGGAACGCGTGCCGCCGGGACTGCTCGACCAGGCCCTTGCGGGCGTCGACCAGGATCAGCGCCAGGTCGGCGGTGGAGGCACCGGTGACCATGTTGCGGGTGTACTGGATGTGCCCGGGGGTGTCGGCGATGATGAACTTCCGCCGGGGGGTGGCGAAGTAGCGGTACGCCACGTCGATGGTGATGCCCTGCTCCCGTTCGGCGCGCAGGCCGTCGGTGAGCAGCGCCAGGTTGGTGTACTCGTCGCCCCGGGCCGCGCTGACCGCCTCGACCGCTTCCAGCTGGTCGGTGAAGAGCGACTTGGTGTCGTAGAGCAGCCGGCCGATCAGGGTCGACTTGCCGTCGTCGACGCTGCCGGCGGTGGCGAACCGCAGCAGGTCCATGGCCCGGGTGGTGGGGGCGTCAGCCGTCACCGTCATCAGAAGTAGCCCTCCCGCTTGCGGTCCTCCATGGCGGCCTCACTGACCCGGTCGTCGCCCCGGGTGGCCCCGCGCTCGGTGACCCGGGTCGCGGCGACCTCGTCGATCACCTTCTCGACGGTGTCCGCCGGGGAGCGGACCGCCGCCGTGCAGGAGGCGTCGCCGACGGTGCGGTAGCGCACCTGCTCGATGAACGGCGTCTCGCCGGAGCGGGGCTGGATGAACTCGTTGACGGCGTACAGCATGCCGTCGCGCTCGATCACCTCGCGCTCGTGGGCGAAGTAGATCGGCGGCAGCTCGATCCGCTCCCGGGCGATGTAGTGCCAGACGTCCAGCTCGGTCCAGTTGGACAGCGGGAAGACCCGGATCGACTCGCCGGGGTGGTGCCGGCCGTTGTACAGCGACCACAGCTCGGGGCGCTGGTTCTTCGGGTCCCACTGGCCGAACTCGTCGCGGAACGAGAAGACCCGCTCCTTGGCGCGGGCCTTCTCCTCGTCCCGGCGGGCCCCGCCGAACAGGGCGTCGAACCGGTACTTCTCGACCGCGGCCAGCAGCACCGGGGTCTGGATGCGGTTGCGCATCCCGTCCGGCGACTCGCGGACCAGCCCCGACTCGAGGGCTTCCGGCACGCTGGCGACGACCAGTTGCAGGCCGAGCTCGTCGACCCGGCGGTCCCGGTAGTCGAGCACCTCTTGGAAGTTGTGCCCGGTGTCGACGTGCATCACCGGGAACGGGATCCGGGCCGGGGCGAACGCCTTCTGCGCCAGCCGCAGCATGACGATCGAGTCCTTGCCGCCGGAGAAGAGCAGCACCGGCCGCTCCAGCTCGGCGACGACCTCGCGCATGACGAAGATGCTCTCCGCCTCCAGCGCGTCGAGGTGGGAGACGCGGTACGCGGTCGCGTTGGTCATCACACCCACCCCTGGTTGTGGGTCATCCGAAGCTTGGTCATCCGAATACCAGACCTTTCCGGTTGGCAAGCTGGAGATAGGGGGTCAGGATACCTGCAGATGCTGCCGCAACGCTGCGAGCAGTTTGCTGGCAAGATCTCGTCGGCAGACCACCAAATCTGGCAGCCGCGGGTTGGCCTCGTTGTATTGCAGCGCGGATCCGTCGATCCGGGAAGCGTGCAGACCGGTGGCGGTCGCCACGGCGACCGGCGCGGCCGAGTCCCACTCGTACTGGCCGCCGGCGTGCACGTAGGCGTCGGCGTCGCCGGCGATCACCGCAGCGATCTTGGCGCCGGCCGAGCCCATCGGCACCAGCTCGGCGCCGAGCTGCTCGGCGAGCGCGGTGACGAAGGCGGGTGGCCGGCTGCGGCTGGCGGCCAGCCGGATCGCGCCGCCGGCCGACGCCGCCGCCGGCATCGGCGGGTACGGCGGCGGGTGCTCGGTGCTGATCGTGCGGTGCTGGGCGGGCAGTCCCACCGCGCCGGCGACCAGCCGGTGCGGGGTGGAGCCGCTACGTGACCAGAGCGCCACGTGCACCGCCCAGTCGGCGCGGCCCTCCTCGGAGAACTCCCGGGTGCCGTCGAGCGGGTCGATGATCCACACCCGGTCGGCGGTGAGTCGGGACGGCCCGGCGTCCGTCGAGGTCTCGGCGGCCGGGTCCGGCAGCGCCTGGCGGGCGCCGTCGTCCTCCTCCGACAGCACCGCGTCCGCCGGCCGCCAGCGGGCCAGTTCGGTACGGAGCAGGTCGTGGGAGACCTTGTCACCGGCCGCCTTGAGCGCGGTCGGGTCGGCGTACCCCAGCTCCTCACGGACCTGGAGCAGCGACTCGCCGGCGCGCCCGGCGAGCCATCGGGCGAATGCGGCATCGGTTACCGGCGGCGTGCTCATCTGGCTCCTCTCCTACCTGCCCGGCGGACACCGGGCCGTCCACCCGGAATCCACGGGCGGTGTTCTGCCCGGTTCACGATCCAGCTGTCCCAGACGTAACGCCACAGCCGCCTCTCAGGTGCTGTGGTACGTGTTCTGGGCCCACTCGAGCCCTCGGACGACCACCGCTTCCACCAGGTCAGCGGCCCGATCGACGAGAAAGTCGAGTTCCTTGCGTTCAGTTGTCGAGAAATCTGACAAAACATAATCTGCTGGATCTTGTCGACCGGGCGGACGCCCGATCCCGAACCTGACCCGCAGGTACTCCTTGCTGCCGAGCGACCGGGACATGGAGCGCAGCCCGTTGTGGCCGCCCTCTCCACCGCCCTGCTTCACCCGCAGTCGACCGTAGTCGATGTCCAGCTCGTCGTGCACCGTGACGATCTGCTCGACCGGCACCTTGTAGAACTTCGCCAACGCGGCCACCGGGCCGCCGGAGAGGTTCATGAACGTCAGCGGCTTCGCCAGCACCAGCTTCGGCCCGCCCAGGCCGAGCCGACCCTCGCCGGACTCGGCCGTCGCCCGCCGGTGCCGGCTCAACCGGACACCGAGCCGGCCGGCGAGCAGGTCCGCGACCATGAACCCGACGTTGTGCCGGTTACGGGCGTACTCCCGGCCCGGGTTGCCCAGCCCGACGACCAGCCACGGTGCCGTCTCCACCACACCTCCTGAAACGGATCAAGGCGTCACCGCCGCGGCAGGGCCGGCAGCGGGACGCCCGGATCGTCGAACGGCGGGTCAGACCGGCTGCTCGGCGGCACCCTCGGCGACGGTCTCCTCGGCTGCCTCCTCGCCGGTCTCCTCGCCGAGCTGGGCGGCGCTCGGCGCGGCGGAGACCACCACGAGCACGGTCGCCGGGTCGACGGTCAGCTCGACCCCGCCCGGCAGCTGGACGTCGCCGGCGGTGACGTGCGAGCCGGGCTCCAGACCCTCGATCGACACCTCCAGCGACTCCGGCACCCGGGTCGCCTCGGCGCTGACCGACAGCGTGTCGTGCTCGTGCATCACCAGGGTGCCCTTGGCCGGCTCGCCGACCAGCTGCACCGGGATGTCCACGGTGACCTTCTCGCCCCGGCGGACCAGCAGCAGGTCGACGTGCTCGAAGGTGTCCTTGACCGGGTCACGCTGAATCGCCTTGGTCAGCGCCAGCGCCTGGGTGCCGTCGGTGATCTCGATGGCGAACAACTGGTTGGCGCCGCCGTGCCGGATCGCGGCGGCGAACTCACGGGCGGGCAACGCGATGTGCTTGGGCTTCTCGCCGTGGCCGTACAGCACGGCGGGCACCTTGCCGGCCCGGCGGGTACGGCGGGCACCACCCTTACCGAACTCGGTGCGGGGCTCGGCGCTGATCTTTACCTCGGACACGGGAGTACTCCTGGAGTTTCGGCAGTGCGTGCGGGGGAACCTGATCCGGCTCCGGGGAGACGGACGCGATGTCGGCGGTGCCGGGCGAAGGGGCACGCTGGGCGCTCGTCCAACTGGGCAGTGCCCGGAGCACCGCGTCGATCACGGTGCTTCCGGGCGGCAGCGCTTCGTCAGCAGCGGCCCGCAGGGCACCCTCGCCGTGGCAACCGCACCAGTCTACCCGAGGCTGGTGAACTGGTTCAGGCAGTACCCCTGAGATCGGCTCGGCCCGCGCAGGCGCGGGCCGTAGCTCAGCTCAGCCCGCGCAGGCGCGGGCCGAAATCAGCTCAGCCCGCCGAACAGCGTCGTCACCGAGCCGTCGTCGAAGACTTCGCGGATCGCCCGGGCCAGCAGCGGCGCGATGGACAGCACAGTGAGCTTGTCCAACTGCTTCTCCGCCGTCAGCGGCAGGGTGTTGGTCACCACAACCTCGCTGATCCGGCTGTTCTTCAGCCGTTCGGTGGCCGGGTCGGACAGCAGCGCGTGGGTGGCCGCGACCGCGATGTCCGACGCGCCGGCGTCGTAGAGAATCTCCGCCGCCTTGGTGATCGTCCCGCCGGTGTCGATCATGTCATCGACGATCAGGCAGACCCGGCCCTCGACGTCGCCGACCACCCGGTTCGCCACCACCTGGTTCGGCTTGAGCGGGTCCCGGGTCTTGTGGATGAAGGCCAGCGGGCAGCCGCCGAGCCGGTCGGTCCAGCGCTCGGCCACCCGGACCCGGCCGGAGTCCGGCGCGACCACGGTCATCGGCCGCCCGGCGAACCGGCTCTCGACGTAGCCGGCCAGGATGTCCATCGCGAAGAGGTGGTCGACCGGGCCGTCGAAGAAGCCTTGGATCTGCGCGGTGTGCAGATCGACGGTGAGGATCCGGTCCGCGCCGGCGGTGCGCAGCAGGTCGGCGATCAGCCGGGCGGAGATGGGCTCCCGGCCGCGGTGCTTCTTGTCCTGACGTGAGTACGGGTAGAACGGCAGCACCACCGTGATCCGTTTGGCCGAGCCACGCTTCAGTGCGTCGATCATGATCAGGGTCTCCATCACCCAGCGGTTGACGCCGTGGGTGACCGACTGGACGACGAACGCGTCCGAGCCGCGGACCGACTCCTTGAACCGGACGAAGATCTCACCGTTGGAGAACTCGTACGAGTCGGCCGGGGTGGGTGCGATGCCGAGCACTTCACCGATCTCCTCGGCGAGCTCGGGGAAACCCCGGCCGGTGAAAAGCATCAGGCTCTTGCGGTTCTCGGCGACGATGCTGCCCATCGAGACGTCTGCTCCCGTCAGGGTGGTTGCGGACGCCGACCTGGCTGGGCCGTACGCCGCTGGACTAGTCAGTCGCAGTATCTCCCGGAACCGGGTCGCCGGCACCGTGATGGTGGGCCGCTTCACCGTTACCAGCCCCGACCTGCCCGTTCCCGGCCCCGGCCGGCCCGTTCCCGGCACTGGCCGTACCGGCCCCGGCGCGCTCTGCCGCCGCCGCGGCGGCGGTGCCCGGCCGGCGGGACCGCACCCAGCCGTCGACCGTGCGCTGCTGGGCCCGGGTGACGGCGAGCGCGCCGGGCGGCACGTCCCGGTTCACCACGCTGCCCGCCCCGACGTAGGCACCGGCGCCGATCTCGACCGGGGCGATCAGGCTGCTGTCACAGCCG is a window from the Solwaraspora sp. WMMD792 genome containing:
- a CDS encoding 2'-5' RNA ligase family protein; the protein is MSVIGARPAPGQVRIGVAIDIPQPWGEELTRRRAEAGDPAAEYVPAHITLLGPTDIVEGQLAEVEAHLAAVAAAHPPYPLHLRGTGTFRPITDVVFVAVAAGISECELLASAIGTADQLVRESRFAYHPHVTVAQDVPTDAMDKVYDDLAGFEAQFEVDSFTLFSHSGEGRWRPRRDFPLGG
- a CDS encoding 50S ribosomal protein L25/general stress protein Ctc, with the protein product MSEVKISAEPRTEFGKGGARRTRRAGKVPAVLYGHGEKPKHIALPAREFAAAIRHGGANQLFAIEITDGTQALALTKAIQRDPVKDTFEHVDLLLVRRGEKVTVDIPVQLVGEPAKGTLVMHEHDTLSVSAEATRVPESLEVSIEGLEPGSHVTAGDVQLPGGVELTVDPATVLVVVSAAPSAAQLGEETGEEAAEETVAEGAAEQPV
- a CDS encoding ribose-phosphate diphosphokinase, whose protein sequence is MGSIVAENRKSLMLFTGRGFPELAEEIGEVLGIAPTPADSYEFSNGEIFVRFKESVRGSDAFVVQSVTHGVNRWVMETLIMIDALKRGSAKRITVVLPFYPYSRQDKKHRGREPISARLIADLLRTAGADRILTVDLHTAQIQGFFDGPVDHLFAMDILAGYVESRFAGRPMTVVAPDSGRVRVAERWTDRLGGCPLAFIHKTRDPLKPNQVVANRVVGDVEGRVCLIVDDMIDTGGTITKAAEILYDAGASDIAVAATHALLSDPATERLKNSRISEVVVTNTLPLTAEKQLDKLTVLSIAPLLARAIREVFDDGSVTTLFGGLS
- the trpS gene encoding tryptophan--tRNA ligase encodes the protein MSEPASRPRVLSGIQPTADSFHLGNYLGAVRNWVAMQDTHDTFYCVVDLHAITAGHDPQVLRQRTRVAAAQLLAAGLDPGRCTLFVQSQVPQHAQLAWVMGCITGFGEASRMTQFKDKSAKQGAERASVGLFTYPVLQAADILLYQADAVPVGEDQRQHLELTRDLAQRFNTRFGATFTVPAPYIVRDTAKILDLQDPTAKMSKSSSSPAGIIDLLDDPAKSAKKIRSAVTDTGREIIYDPESKPGISNLLTIYAALSGRTLDELTAAYQGKGYGDLKKDLAEVVVEFVRPIQERTRGYLDDPAQLDKVLAIGAGKAEAVAAATLAAVYDRVGFLAPAGTV
- the pth gene encoding aminoacyl-tRNA hydrolase, yielding MVETAPWLVVGLGNPGREYARNRHNVGFMVADLLAGRLGVRLSRHRRATAESGEGRLGLGGPKLVLAKPLTFMNLSGGPVAALAKFYKVPVEQIVTVHDELDIDYGRLRVKQGGGEGGHNGLRSMSRSLGSKEYLRVRFGIGRPPGRQDPADYVLSDFSTTERKELDFLVDRAADLVEAVVVRGLEWAQNTYHST
- the cysD gene encoding sulfate adenylyltransferase subunit CysD; the protein is MTNATAYRVSHLDALEAESIFVMREVVAELERPVLLFSGGKDSIVMLRLAQKAFAPARIPFPVMHVDTGHNFQEVLDYRDRRVDELGLQLVVASVPEALESGLVRESPDGMRNRIQTPVLLAAVEKYRFDALFGGARRDEEKARAKERVFSFRDEFGQWDPKNQRPELWSLYNGRHHPGESIRVFPLSNWTELDVWHYIARERIELPPIYFAHEREVIERDGMLYAVNEFIQPRSGETPFIEQVRYRTVGDASCTAAVRSPADTVEKVIDEVAATRVTERGATRGDDRVSEAAMEDRKREGYF
- a CDS encoding 3'(2'),5'-bisphosphate nucleotidase CysQ, with the protein product MSTPPVTDAAFARWLAGRAGESLLQVREELGYADPTALKAAGDKVSHDLLRTELARWRPADAVLSEEDDGARQALPDPAAETSTDAGPSRLTADRVWIIDPLDGTREFSEEGRADWAVHVALWSRSGSTPHRLVAGAVGLPAQHRTISTEHPPPYPPMPAAASAGGAIRLAASRSRPPAFVTALAEQLGAELVPMGSAGAKIAAVIAGDADAYVHAGGQYEWDSAAPVAVATATGLHASRIDGSALQYNEANPRLPDLVVCRRDLASKLLAALRQHLQVS
- a CDS encoding GTP-binding protein, which translates into the protein MTVTADAPTTRAMDLLRFATAGSVDDGKSTLIGRLLYDTKSLFTDQLEAVEAVSAARGDEYTNLALLTDGLRAEREQGITIDVAYRYFATPRRKFIIADTPGHIQYTRNMVTGASTADLALILVDARKGLVEQSRRHAFLCSLLRVPHLVLCVNKMDLVDWDQSVYETIADEFTTFAAKLEVPDLSVIPISALNGDNIATRSERSPWYEGPSLLHHLEHVHIASDRNLVDVRFPVQYVIRPQSTIVTDYRGYAGQVASGVLKPGDEVMVLPSGLTSTIASIETADGPVDEAFPPMSVTVRLTDELDISRGDLICRPHNAPTPAQDVEAMICWMDETRPLQVGGKYAIKHTTRSARAVVRGVQYRLDVNTLHRDESASQLGLNDIGRVTFRTTVPLLTDEYRRNRTTGGFILIDESTNRTAAAGMIIEAG
- the galK gene encoding galactokinase → MTLPVAAGGAGDSDAGPVTRRAHDGFQQRYGVPPAGSWAAPGRVNLIGEHTDYNDGFVLPFALPHRTVVAAGPAEQGGPAEPAGPAAQGGPAETGWTVWSEQSGEEIAFSAADADRPGAVDGWGGYVAGVVWALREAGYPVPAARLAIASDVPLGAGLSSSAALEAAVLTALADLGGIGPDQLPVARRAALAQRAENGYAGVPCGIMDQSASIRCRAGHALFLDCRSLDVDHVPFDLAAAGLAVLVVDTRAPHRHVSGEYAARRAACERAAGLLGVPALRDVPVDGLPATLDRLPDDPTRRRVRHVVTENHRVRETVTLLRAGRIREIGPLLTASHASMRDDFEITVPEVDVAVTAALAGGAYGARMTGGGFGGCVLALVDADAADRVAATVGAAYAEHGFPPPTFFTALPCAGAERIH